Part of the Salvelinus fontinalis isolate EN_2023a chromosome 1, ASM2944872v1, whole genome shotgun sequence genome is shown below.
gtttaccacccatgactgtatttgttagtgacagagacatagtTGTTGCATTCATTCATTTTCAGTCCTGTGGCTGTCACCAAGTGACATCCTAAGCAAATATGTTTCATTCAAATTAGATTTTAAAGACATTACATATTTCATAGAGCCTTATTTGGAgggcctagttttaccctaatacagtggcctgaaactcatggtttacaTTCCACATCAGGTCTGCATGTCACATTATTCTGGCTTGCAAATTTCAAGCCAGCCAGAGTGGGGATATCCAATTTTTATTGACCTGCAACccgcattcagaatgactgccagggttgaGAAGACtgagctacagtatgagactatCTAaaacatctaaactggaacaaacaTTTCAGTAACGTGTAATAAATCTAAGTTACAGATTgaattagtttaaaaaaaatgtatgttatttatatttgagtagcataagataaatgaatcaatcaatgtacatgcacaaacatagatattgaaacaaacaattctaaaaaacaACCTGCAATAGGGCATGCTGGTAAATATTATAATGATGGATGTGGTTTTGGTTCAACTCTGGTCATTAACGCAAACACTGGGattattttacaccactgagttTTAATTGAACTCTTACGGAGTTAATTTAattcctgaatcaacactagaaatgttacattgaaaaatcaacactaattaacactggccaatttgctgtgcAGTGAATCATTTTAATGATCAGtttataaaagcaacagatgtAAATGTGTATTGAAAACAGCGTGTGTGCAAAAGTATCATGTTTTAAACAAACCACACAACAAGCAAAACACTTCATTTCACTGTGctcaacatttttttatttttttttatttaccccctttttctccccaattttcgtggtatccaatcgctagtaattactatcttgtctcatcgctagaactcccgtacaggctcgggagagacgaaggtcgaaagccatgcgtcctccgaagcacaacccaaccaagccgcactgcttcttaacacagcgcgcctccaacccggaagccagtcgcaccaatgtgtcggaggaaacaccgtgcacctggcccccttggttagcgcgcccTGCGCcctgcccgccacaggagtcgctggagcgcgatgagacaaggatatccctaccggccaaaccctccctaacccggacgacgctaggccaattgtgtgtcgccccacggacctcccggtcgcggccggctgcgacagagcctgggcgagaacccagagactctggtggcgcagctagcgctgcaatgcagtgccatagaccactgcgtcacccgggaggccctgtgcTCAACATTACTGTAATGTGTTGGTACATGATTGTGTTCAACATACTCACATACATTgccgtcagaaagtattcacaccccttgttcCACATTTTCTGTTACAGACTGAAATGTTATAAAGGATTAAAGTGAGATTGtgtgcctacacacaataccccatactgtcaaagtggaattatgtttttagacatttttacaaattaattaaaaattaaaagctgaaatgtcttgaggccaaaagtattcaacccctttgttacagCAAGCCTaactaagttcaggagtaaaaaagttccttaacaagtcacataatatgttgcatggactcactctgtgtgcaataatagtgtttaacatgatttctgaatgaccacctcaaagaccagggaggttttctctgtcaagttggttgttgatcattgctgcatagccattttcaaatcttgccatagattttcaagccgatttaagtccaaactgtaacttTGCTAAACAGGAATATTCATTGTTCTCTTGGTAAGCAACGCCAGTGaatatttggctgtgttttaggttattgtcctgctgaaaggtgaatttgtcccccagtgtctgctggaaagcagactgaaccaggttttcctctaggattttgccggtGCCTAGCTCTATTCCGttcatttttatcctaaaaaactccctagtccttgccgatgacaagcatacccataacatgatgcaaccaccaacaagcttgaaaatatgaagagtggtactcagtgatgtgttgtgttagattTTTGAAACAAAATGCtttatattcaggacataaagctaatttctttgccacattttttacaactttagtgccttattgcaaacagtatGTATGTTTTGAAATcgttgtattctgtacaggctttcttcttttcacattgtcatttagattagtattgtgcagtaaccacaatgttgttgatccatcctcagttttctcctatcacagccattcaaatctgttttaaagtcagcattggcctcatggtgaaatccctgagaggtttccttcctctctggcaactgagttaggaaggacgctgtatctttgtagtgaccgggtgtattgatacaccatccaaagtgtaattaataacttcaccatgctcaaagggatattcaatgtctgttgttttgtatttttacccatctaccaatagatgcccttATTTGCGAGGCATttgaaaaaaaagaataataataatgtgcaaatattgtacaataaggtatgcaaagctcttagagacttacccagaaagactcacagctgtaatcgcagcCAAAGGTGATTCTTGCATATATTTactcaggagtgtgaatacttatgtaaatttgatatttttgtatttaattttaaaTAAAGTTGCAATCATTTCTAAATacatgctttcactttgtcattatggggtattgtgtgtagatgggtgagcaaaatatatttaatccattttgtattccggctgtaacaaaatgtgaaataagtcaaggggtacttctgaaggcgctgtacatATTTTACAAAGCACTCACAAAATAAAACAGCATTTTATCTCACACCTCAAAACATATTCTGAGAATAAATGAATCTCTATATAGTACTTTCTGTTGTAGATGACAGTATTAAGTTACCATAACCTCTCCATAAAAATCATGATTAtcttattttttttcattttctgTATCTCTTTGATTTCAGCAGCCTATCTATCATATTAAGGAGCAGACATTGTATAATTGTTTGTATTATATTGTGACTCCACCATAGATACTAAGTTTGACAAAAAAACGTAGCAAGCAAAATGACAGCATATtccacatttgtgtgtgtgtgtgtgtgtgtgtgtgtgtgtgcggattGGAGGGGTTACTTCCTGCAAGAAATTCCACTAAGAACACAGCCTGCTCTTACTGTTGCCTGTGAAGAAATGATCAAATTGTCCATGAGTTCATATGTTTCTGAATGGCCATTGATCATTGTGTTGGCATCATCATATCAGTAGAACATCTATGTCAGAACGGGGCTCCTTCTAAGACACAAATGTCCGTGATCCTCGCAAACTGCTGCAATAGTGGCAACCGTGGCTACATGTTCCTCTGGTTCTGGGGTGCCATTCACCAGTTCTACAGTCAGAGTCGGGGGTTTGCGATTAATGCATGGGCGCTTGGGGCGTGGCGAGAGGCGTGGGTAATGCCCAAGCTTCATTTGCTCGTACTCCTCTGCACTGACCTCCGGAACCAGGACCTTAGCAGTGTGGTGGAACATGGAGTAGTCTACCTTGTAGTACCTCCGGTTTACATTCAGCATCTCTTGGAACAGATGTCCCCAGTGGATCTCGTCGGGCGTGTAGGAGGTGCGGGTCTGGTGCAGGATGCCCGTCGAGTCGTCTGTGTAGGTGAAGGACACCACCAACTCAAAGTCATCTTTCCGAAGCTCCTCTAGGCTCATGCGGTAGAGTGGACTACTTGGCTCAATAACGTGGAAGATGGTGGTTGGTATTGCTAAAATTAAATCACTCTGTTTGATTTCCAGGTCCTTGTAGTTGACGTCTTCCCTGCCCGTGGCGTGCATGTTGGGGCGGAAGATTTGGGCGCGAGCCTTCCCCTCCACCATGTGGTGCCGGCGGAAGTCCCCAATCCTCCAAGACAGGCACAACTGCCCATTTTGCAAGTTAATGACGGCGCAGTTGCTGAAGCCCACCGTCTGCGCCCGTTTCCGTGCCGATGCCATCTTCGCCACAGCGATACCGATGACAAATGTGTCAATAAAACAGCTGATGACGTCCTGCACAGTCACAACGATGATCGCCACCATGCAGTTCTCCGACATCCCTCTAAAACCATAACCAATCGTGGTCTGGGTCTCCAGTGAGAAGAGGAAAGCCCCGGTGAAGTCCCTCACCTCGTACACACAGGGGGCGTTAGTAGGGTCCTTCGTGTCGCCGTTAGCCATGGCAATCACCCAATAGATTATGCCAAAGAAGAGCCAGGAGAAGATGTAGGAGAGGGCGAAGATGAGGAACATGACGCGCCATCTGATCTCCACCAGCGTGGTGAAGATGTCGGTGACGTACATGAGCCACTCCTCAGGAACATGGCGGAATAGGACATTGCACTTGCCATCTTTGCGGACGTAGCGGCACTTCTTGTGCTTGTAGTCGATCTCGGCCTTCACAGCGGACAGGGTGGTGGTGTAGGCGTTGACGGAGGGATCAGAGGGACTGACCTCGGTGTACTCTTTTTTCATCCTGTAAGATCTGGGAAGAAGAGAGACAAGAAAATAATGTTTCATGATTGTATTATCTACTGTATAACACTGAAAATGTTACTGTTATGAATCGTAGTCTCTAGATCCGGTGGCCAAACCGAGATTTGGTTCTGGGTTACAAAATTATAAATTAAGAATTAAAcaaacataatttacaaaatatCTGAACAACTATATTTACTAGAGTATGGTGGCATTTGAAGGACAACAGTTTTACAACAGCACACTCCATCCAGATACACTCACATGGTTTGTTGGTGGGTCATGGTAATTTTGAGTGTGTGGATTTGAGttgggtgtttgtgtgttaggGAGGAGAACACTTATGGGGAGAGGTTGTGCAATTCCATCATCATGATGGAACGTTTCTGCGATTGGAATCAACTTGATGGTGATTTGGGAGACTTCTCTCTGAGGTTCATTGGCAAAACATTTTTTAGACGGAAAGCAGTTGAGTTGAAATGTAGttgctctctctctgaccccaatTTGGTAATGATTTCAAAGAGACATTGTCTATCAAGCAGTAACAGTTTTTATTTTATGTAAGTTTTGGAAGCAAAAAAGAATGATGGTCCGCACTCAAAAAGGAGTAGCGGTAAAGCTTATTTCATTTTTCGATATACTTACTTTCAATGATAGCTGTAAAAGCATCAAGTCTATTGTCATCACTGGCTTATACTATCATCAGACACCTCGTTAAATTCTGACTTTCAGAATCCACACTTATTTAACTATGAACGAAAAATAAATCTATCAAACATGTTGGTGAAATCTGATGTACAGTATGTCATGAATaacgatgagtgagaaagttacagacacacaaatatcatacctccaagacatgctaacctctcaccattacaatagcaGGGGAGTTTAGCATTTatttgggggggtatgatatttgtgcgtctgtaactttctcactcatcattattcacgattcattcaggactatcattaatcatggtagcatccacattaatgtaaatgtgtttagaaacatattctatacttatttacaatagaaatgactccaaaatgacacaatacattatttaccattaatttctattgggtacaaaataatctgaaacagaaccaaaacaaacagcaaatgcatctaacaagtttgtagagtcacaagcttgatgtagtcattgagcgctaggaatatgggaccaaatacagaACTTTTGACTACTCTAATACACATATGTAtacgtgaatttgtcccaatactgcACTTTCGGTCCCCTAAAATGGAGGGACTACGTACAAAAGTGCTGCAATTTCTAAACGGTTaatccgatatggatgaaaatttGCTCAAAtttaagatgacagtctgcactttaacctcatagtcatcaAATCATTtcaatccaaagtgctggagtacagagccaaaacatcaACAAAAttatcactgtcccaatacttttggagctcgctGTATATCCCTCTTTGCCGCACATGACCAAACAAGTGGGAAGTAGTCCagatgcgacaaaactagggcctgtatgaCCTGTCTATCCTGATTAGAAGCACCTGCTGCTAACCAGTTCCCCATAAATGCTGTTTTTGAATGACAAAAAACATGTACATACACACTGAAGAAGGCTGCAAAGCTGAAATGTCTGTGTACACTAGCTCTGATGCAGTGAAATGaattttaaaaatgaaaaagGAAGCATTATGCTACGTATTTTTCATTGCAGACTCATCACACTTTTTTGCTTATTTGAAATTACGAGGGGGCCTCCTAAcatgtggaattgttttaagctggtcataccaaggatcatttagatattgtattttgaattttaggacccctttaggtatcaaaAACATATATAAAGAAAATATTTGATGAAACATAGAATTTTGCCTTACTgttattagcccatagaaacatattgaataacagattcatacatggaaaaacagataGTCAAAAAATAcatcaaaaggaagtttgttttaaagtatctgagagatataagacagATCTTACATCTACACCACTGTAGCTCAGCCTTCTTCCAGCGCAGATGTGGAAGGCCatcggtggattgagacgcagctcATGCAAAATTACTTTTTTTGTATAATGCTAATTTGACGGACATCGATTCTAGTTAACCTTTTATTAAACAAGTAAATGGTTTAAAATCTTCAAAATAAGCGGATTTTTAAAAATTGTTCACACATTTAAAGTCAAAttcgatgtaaaaaaaaaacatatgtttttgtatgtttttttacGTTTCTAACAGTTAATTTGATCAAATTATTTTCATGCGCATGTCTGTTATTTATTCAAAGTGTTGTTTTTCTGTGATACTTAGAGGCTGAGATATTGGTGATTGAGCTAATCTGACATACCGGTACGACCAAAGATGGCTTTCAATATGGGTGATATGGGCACCGGTGCCATCAGACTTGTAGCTCTAACTTTAGAATGCTATGGGCTATCAGCTCAGTTCCAATTGAATCtcaaagatgagactctcaccagATACATTGATTTAAGGCAAAATATGTATTTCAATTCCTTATTAATTTGTTTGTTATAGTGACTGCAATGCCCCCCAGGGGCCAAATCTGGGGTGGCTACATCTTTTCAGTCTACTTGCATTTACCTCTGTGCCAACTCTGTTGCTTTTATCACGAAATGCACAATTGAGTATTTTTGCTTAGTCGCCGCACTAGTGTACAAAAGTTAGATTCATTTTCATTCCTCCAAATGACACAGAAATCATTGTCAATTGTGGGGGGTTTTGTCTGTTACTACAGCTTGACAAAGTCCTAACATTTCAGAAGGGTTCaacaaaaatataagcgcaacatgaaacaatttcagcgattttactgagttacagttcatatcaataaattaattaggccctaatctatggatttcacatgactgggaatacagatatgcatttgttggtcacagataccttaaaaaaaaggcgTGGATCTGaaaactagtcagtatctggtgtaaccaCCATTATTCTCATGCACACTTGACACatatccttcgcatagagttgatcaggctgttgattgtggccggtGGAATGTAGTCCCACTCCCCTTCAGTGGCTgttcgaagttgctggatatttgctGGAACTGGggcacactgtcgtacacgtcgatatagagcatcccaaacatggtcaatgggtgacatgtctggtgagtttgcaggtcatggaagaactgggacattttcagattccaggaattgtgtacagatccttgcgacatagggatgtgcattatcatgctgaaacatgagttgatggcggcagatgaatgaaAGGACAATGGTCCCTTAGGATCTCGTCACagaatctctgtgcattcaaattgccattgaaaaaatgcaattgtgttcattgtccgtagcttatgcctgcctatacTATAACCAcagcgccaccatggggcactctgttcacaacgttgacatcaggtAATGCCATACACGCTGTTTGCCATCTGCcctgtacagttgaaaccgggattcatccgtgaagagcacacgtCTCCAATCTGCCAATGGCCATTGACGGTGAGCATATCCCCACTGAAatcggttacgacgccaaactgcagtcaggtcaagaccctggtgaggatgacgagttTGTGGAGAAATTCTTTGTTTGTGCAAACTcacagtttcatcagttgtccagatggctggtctcagacgatccctgaggtcaagaagccggatgtggaagcCTGGGCTGGTGCGGTTACCCATGGTCTTGTCATGCattgaccatagagagcccttgtttttctatggtgttgtaggtcagggcgtgactagggggtattctagtttatattttctatgttggtgttttgtatgattcccaattagaggcagctgataatcgttgtctctaattggggatcatatttaagtacctatttttcccacctgtgtttgtgggatattgttttgtgtttgtgcatgtgcaccacgtagtcacaTTTAGTTGTTTgtttattgattgattgttttttcttTAAGTTTCACTTtgcaataaatatgtggaactcaacatccgctgcgccttggtcccgttcttacgacaGCCATGAcaggtctgcggttgtgaagccggttggacatattgccaaattctgtaaaattacattggtaaagaaattaacattcaattctctggcaaaagtgctggtggacattcctgcagtcatcatgccatttgcgctctccctcaaaacttgagacatctgtggcattgtgttttgtgacaaaactgcacattttagagtggcttttattgtctccagcgcaaggtgcacatgtgtaatgatcatgccgtttaatcaacttcttggtATGCcgcaactgtcaggtggatggattatcttggcaaaggagaaatgctcactaacagggatgtaaaaaatgTGTGCACAATATTTTTGAGAAACAAGCTTTTTTTTCAtgcatcttttatttcagctcatgaaacacaggaccaacattttacatgttcaGTGTACATGCGTTAGAGATTAGTGCATTAGTGATCGAGAGAAGAAAGCTAAAGATGCTTTTTTGTTGAAAGTGAAAACTTTGAGACAAGGCAAATTgacaaggggaaagagagagaggaagggagtggCAGACACTTTATTGCCTACTTTTTTCCACAGCTGGTTGTTCATAATTTCATGGAAGCGGTTTTGTTTTTTCTTATTTGTTCTTCTTCATATTTTGTCTTTTCTCCCATGGTGCACTTTGCTGCTCTCAAGATAATATTTTAAAATGTTAATCTGGGAATGTTTACCATCTATGGTTCCCTTTTTTCCTGCCTCCATGCACTGTGTCAATACCGTTTATCATAATGAGGCAGTTGCCTAGAGATGCAAAAACCCATGGCAACAGACCCTGTTGGCCCCGTTCATTTTCTGTGGTGTTTTCAGCTACTTGGAAGTATCATGTGCTATGATTATGTAGAGGTGTATTTTTCCCTACTGCAGTTTGTTTCTATTGCCCTGCCACTCACAGGGCTTCCTGTAAACGTATATATTTTGTTTTACCAAGGTTATCTAAGGAGAAACACGTAACAATTACAGTAACTAGGGTGGTTTAAATTTTGTGACATGTTGATTGTTTGTAGAACCAGTAAAAATACACATTTTGAGTCAGGTGCCAGTGGTTGGATAGTATTACTTTCAGATTACTAATTCAACGGTAATTCGATTTTGCAGTGTACTTGGACAAATAATTCTGTACTCATCTTAAACCTGTAACTCGAAATGCATGATGGATGAGGTTGTGCATGGCCCACTGTTGAAGTGACTTTTATTTGGGTGGAGTCAAAAGTGTTGTTGTCTACAAGCCAGTAAAGGAAGCGCCACAGGACTGAATTGGTCTAGGTTAGACTGAGGCTGAGGAGAAGAATTAATGTGGAAACTGGAACGATCACGGGCAGAAGAAGGCTCCATCACAGCCAAACCACTGAGCGCATCCtctttactcacacacacacaccactgaaaGCATTCTCTCTTTTTCCGTCCGAGCGCAATCACTCCTCTTCTCCGCCTATCTGAGTCAACCAGACTTTATGGTCTCAAACTCTGCTTCCTCCTGGCAAAAGATGTAGCTTCCTCCTGGCTTAAAATGTAGCCCCCATTGCCTGAATATAAGGTTATACAGAAAATAGGTTTTACTAAATTTCTAGAACCCGTTCTTCTCCAAAATGTAAATATCTTTAAATGAAAGTAGGAAACAAAACATTACGATTTTGGAAACCGCAATGTTATAATTCTTACAATAATATATTATTGAATGGAAACTCCTACTGTATGTCTGTGCATCCTCTTCACATT
Proteins encoded:
- the kcnj16a gene encoding inward rectifier potassium channel 16, which codes for MKKEYTEVSPSDPSVNAYTTTLSAVKAEIDYKHKKCRYVRKDGKCNVLFRHVPEEWLMYVTDIFTTLVEIRWRVMFLIFALSYIFSWLFFGIIYWVIAMANGDTKDPTNAPCVYEVRDFTGAFLFSLETQTTIGYGFRGMSENCMVAIIVVTVQDVISCFIDTFVIGIAVAKMASARKRAQTVGFSNCAVINLQNGQLCLSWRIGDFRRHHMVEGKARAQIFRPNMHATGREDVNYKDLEIKQSDLILAIPTTIFHVIEPSSPLYRMSLEELRKDDFELVVSFTYTDDSTGILHQTRTSYTPDEIHWGHLFQEMLNVNRRYYKVDYSMFHHTAKVLVPEVSAEEYEQMKLGHYPRLSPRPKRPCINRKPPTLTVELVNGTPEPEEHVATVATIAAVCEDHGHLCLRRSPVLT